A single window of Methanobacterium sp. DNA harbors:
- a CDS encoding PAS domain S-box protein, whose translation MEKQSRDDFESLKSGQVPLEDDEKQLSMYLARLSNFKMYSKACALLVMVLGVTVVLGWFLNIPLLRGEFLGFPGTKINSGLTFILAGACLYLLNQNLGVKVLTISRILAILVTILGTLTLLEYITGINLGMNQLFSSMIPGNVNILGKSRLTGTFNFVLLGVALLMASYKYKVRYIQFIAFLCGFISLMGLSAYIYGASTNYILDLMVQMAFLSALMHISLSVGILCLYPDRSYMGRITAQTSGGYMARRLLPAALVAVFILDVLITIGQRFNIYSKQFGDVFGIIITLAFLTTVIIWNAKILNRMDRQRQESNLKRLNLKKFYETLVEGINEGIWVADRDDRLYFMNRGMKEISGVKTQNMEGLHILDDLPDSSTGQLKEYYRRAKETLQPVYYDSISVTSPTGIKSYQSGWIIPQLNDGKFNGAICTVIDQTPRRNAEKALMKSETFYRTIFENTGTATIIVRDDTIITMANKRCESLSGYLVDEIENKLSWMDFVHPDDREKMEAYHNLRRDPWKNVTPEEQGKKVIPEEEEKNLTPEEQGKKVTLEEDGKNVTLEEDGKNVASEEEGKSAPSEYEFRLRNKNGEERQIMLSASVIPGTTDSVVSLLDITQRKNAENEVKQSLDEKELLLREIHHRVKNNMQIISSLLNLQRSYIQDEEADNLLQESQGRVKSMALVHEKLYQTDDLARINVAEYIRSLSMNLFHSYTVNPGIKLTLDVGDVYFNIDTAVPLGLIINELVSNSLKYAFCDQDDGEIHISLKETDESGVYHLKVWDDGVGFPSDLDFNNTNSLGLKLVNTLVDQLDGEIDMVDDGGTGFHIIIQEQNYKERVKPSNGDDEL comes from the coding sequence ATGGAAAAACAGTCAAGAGACGATTTTGAGTCCTTAAAATCAGGCCAGGTGCCCCTGGAAGATGATGAAAAGCAACTTTCCATGTATTTAGCCCGTTTATCTAATTTTAAAATGTATTCCAAGGCTTGTGCTTTATTAGTAATGGTTTTAGGAGTTACTGTTGTTCTGGGATGGTTTTTAAACATACCCCTACTTCGGGGAGAGTTCCTGGGCTTCCCTGGAACCAAAATTAACAGTGGATTAACCTTCATCCTGGCTGGTGCCTGTCTTTATCTTTTAAATCAAAACTTAGGCGTGAAAGTACTCACGATTTCCAGAATCCTGGCGATTCTGGTTACTATTTTGGGTACACTAACCTTACTCGAATATATAACTGGTATAAACCTGGGTATGAACCAGCTATTTTCAAGCATGATCCCTGGAAATGTTAATATTTTAGGTAAGAGCCGATTGACTGGTACTTTTAATTTTGTTTTACTGGGTGTTGCTCTTTTAATGGCCAGTTATAAATATAAAGTCCGTTATATACAGTTTATAGCCTTTTTATGTGGTTTTATATCCTTGATGGGTTTATCCGCCTATATTTACGGTGCCAGCACTAATTACATACTGGATCTAATGGTGCAGATGGCTTTTCTCTCGGCATTGATGCATATCAGTCTCTCGGTAGGCATTCTCTGCCTATACCCCGACCGGAGTTATATGGGACGTATCACTGCCCAGACCAGTGGAGGTTACATGGCCCGGAGACTTCTCCCAGCAGCCCTGGTGGCAGTGTTCATCCTGGATGTTTTAATAACCATTGGGCAGCGGTTCAACATATACAGTAAGCAGTTTGGTGATGTTTTCGGTATCATCATCACCCTGGCCTTTTTAACCACGGTTATTATCTGGAATGCCAAGATCCTTAACCGGATGGACCGGCAGAGGCAGGAGTCCAACCTCAAGCGTCTCAATCTGAAAAAGTTCTACGAAACCCTGGTGGAGGGTATTAATGAGGGGATATGGGTAGCTGACCGTGATGACCGGCTTTACTTCATGAACAGAGGTATGAAGGAGATAAGCGGGGTTAAAACTCAGAATATGGAGGGTTTGCATATTCTGGATGATCTGCCTGATTCCTCAACTGGTCAGTTAAAGGAGTACTACCGTCGGGCTAAGGAAACCCTGCAACCGGTTTATTATGATTCCATCAGTGTCACCAGTCCCACTGGAATAAAATCATACCAGAGTGGCTGGATCATACCCCAGTTGAATGATGGTAAGTTCAACGGTGCTATCTGCACCGTGATTGACCAGACTCCACGTAGAAATGCTGAAAAAGCTCTAATGAAGTCTGAAACATTTTACAGGACCATATTTGAGAATACAGGTACTGCCACCATTATTGTTAGGGATGATACCATTATCACCATGGCCAATAAGCGTTGTGAATCGTTGAGTGGTTACCTGGTGGATGAAATTGAGAACAAGTTAAGCTGGATGGACTTTGTGCATCCGGATGACCGGGAGAAAATGGAAGCATACCATAACCTGCGCCGGGACCCTTGGAAAAATGTAACCCCGGAGGAACAGGGGAAAAAAGTAATCCCCGAGGAAGAGGAGAAAAATTTAACCCCGGAGGAACAGGGGAAAAAAGTAACCTTGGAGGAAGATGGGAAAAATGTAACCCTGGAGGAAGATGGGAAAAATGTAGCCTCGGAGGAAGAGGGGAAAAGTGCACCCTCTGAATATGAGTTCCGTCTTCGGAATAAAAATGGGGAAGAACGGCAGATCATGCTCTCTGCCTCGGTAATTCCTGGAACCACCGATAGTGTGGTATCTTTACTGGACATAACCCAGCGTAAGAATGCTGAAAATGAGGTTAAACAGTCTTTAGATGAGAAGGAACTCCTGCTACGGGAAATACATCACAGGGTTAAAAACAACATGCAGATCATAAGCAGTCTGTTGAACTTACAGCGCAGCTACATCCAGGATGAAGAAGCAGATAACCTCCTCCAGGAGAGCCAGGGACGGGTGAAGAGCATGGCCCTGGTCCATGAGAAACTGTACCAGACTGATGATCTGGCCCGGATAAACGTGGCCGAGTACATTCGGAGTCTTTCCATGAACCTGTTCCACAGTTACACCGTGAACCCCGGGATAAAGCTCACCCTGGATGTGGGGGATGTGTACTTTAATATTGACACTGCAGTTCCATTGGGACTTATAATCAATGAACTGGTTTCCAACAGTTTGAAGTATGCCTTCTGTGACCAGGATGATGGTGAGATACATATATCCTTAAAAGAAACTGATGAATCTGGTGTTTATCATTTGAAAGTATGGGATGATGGTGTTGGTTTTCCCAGTGACCTGGACTTTAACAACACCAACAGTCTGGGACTTAAACTGGTTAACACACTGGTAGATCAGCTGGATGGTGAGATTGATATGGTTGATGATGGTGGAACTGGTTTCCATATAATCATCCAGGAGCAGAATTATAAAGAGCGGGTCAAACCTTCCAATGGTGATGATGAGCTCTAA
- a CDS encoding nucleotidyltransferase domain-containing protein, producing the protein MIEEKFKLPLMDFIDRASEIPNLMAVILFGSVVRGETSPKSDIDILLIFKTHHNPELGPEMDLARRLATEISIKHHLDHSFSFVLVNEKEIHEMDPDFFWNVINEGMLLWGKPEYMIYREPASSMEPYLLIKYSTQNLEPSEKRKLIRRLYTSKKMLMNKETERIGPGVILAPAERLKNLKELFDSLNVNYSVKKVYSVG; encoded by the coding sequence ATGATTGAAGAAAAATTCAAATTACCATTGATGGATTTTATTGATAGGGCCTCTGAAATCCCAAACTTAATGGCTGTCATATTATTCGGGTCAGTGGTAAGGGGAGAAACATCACCAAAAAGCGATATAGATATTCTGCTCATTTTTAAAACCCATCATAATCCTGAATTGGGTCCAGAAATGGACTTAGCACGCAGATTAGCCACGGAAATTTCCATAAAACACCATTTAGATCATTCGTTTTCATTTGTTCTGGTTAATGAAAAGGAGATCCATGAGATGGATCCTGATTTCTTTTGGAATGTGATTAATGAAGGGATGCTTCTATGGGGAAAGCCAGAATACATGATTTACAGGGAACCCGCATCATCAATGGAACCTTATCTTCTTATTAAATATTCAACACAGAATCTGGAACCAAGCGAGAAAAGAAAACTCATCCGAAGGTTGTACACTTCCAAAAAAATGCTTATGAACAAAGAAACGGAAAGAATAGGTCCCGGTGTTATACTTGCTCCTGCTGAAAGATTAAAAAACTTAAAAGAGTTATTTGATTCATTAAATGTGAATTACTCAGTGAAGAAAGTGTACTCTGTTGGTTAA
- a CDS encoding DUF3467 domain-containing protein produces MSKENRSEEEKDNKIPVVIPSDAPRIYATGAFGGYTPQDFRLMFFSEEPLQQDAIISSEKIGLKREVQTEVILAPLAAKQLVNWLSGQVNSFEKNFGKIPSPQHKEK; encoded by the coding sequence ATGAGCAAAGAAAATAGAAGTGAAGAAGAAAAAGATAATAAAATTCCAGTTGTGATTCCATCTGATGCCCCACGAATCTATGCAACTGGTGCATTTGGAGGTTATACTCCCCAAGATTTCAGACTCATGTTTTTTTCTGAAGAACCATTACAACAAGATGCAATTATATCCTCAGAAAAAATTGGTTTAAAACGTGAAGTGCAAACAGAAGTAATATTAGCCCCATTAGCCGCTAAACAATTAGTAAACTGGTTATCTGGCCAGGTTAATAGTTTTGAAAAGAATTTTGGAAAAATTCCATCTCCCCAACATAAAGAGAAATGA
- a CDS encoding Rrf2 family transcriptional regulator, whose protein sequence is MTYYILKEIFGETTRVNILEVLTERWGEYLTVKEIARMADSSDRAVYDHIHQLEKTGIVTSEPGRTAKYGLNTEDKRALTLAIIHDEEYLRKIQLSIEEMEKEEIISELEISVELESSFDYLRSCVTGMITSADAYNLKV, encoded by the coding sequence TTGACTTATTATATTCTTAAAGAAATATTTGGAGAAACAACAAGGGTTAATATATTGGAAGTGCTAACCGAGCGCTGGGGTGAATATTTAACTGTAAAAGAAATTGCTCGAATGGCTGATTCTTCTGATAGGGCAGTATATGACCATATACATCAATTAGAAAAAACAGGAATAGTAACCTCAGAACCCGGAAGAACAGCTAAATATGGTTTAAATACCGAAGATAAAAGAGCATTGACTCTTGCAATTATACATGATGAAGAATATTTAAGAAAAATACAATTATCCATTGAAGAAATGGAAAAAGAAGAAATTATAAGCGAACTAGAAATATCGGTTGAACTTGAATCTTCTTTTGATTATTTACGATCATGTGTTACCGGTATGATTACATCTGCTGATGCATACAATTTAAAAGTTTGA
- a CDS encoding metal-dependent hydrolase, with protein MPDWVVHVAVAWILCRILRFRYPQFNPANTVLVMVGSIFPDAIKMSILGDLMGYDIWNYIYAFHLPLGSFILAGIASLFFREKKAAFLFLSLGIVTHYALDILLIQVGYGMYLFYPASWMGFTLNLVPSDDYYITIVALVMALVVYLVSGWVEKKHSV; from the coding sequence ATGCCGGACTGGGTGGTTCATGTGGCAGTGGCCTGGATCCTGTGCCGCATACTCCGCTTCAGGTATCCTCAGTTCAACCCGGCCAACACTGTCCTGGTTATGGTGGGATCCATATTCCCTGATGCCATAAAAATGTCAATTTTAGGGGATTTAATGGGATATGATATATGGAATTATATTTACGCCTTCCACTTACCCTTAGGGTCCTTCATCCTTGCCGGAATTGCCTCTCTCTTTTTCAGGGAGAAAAAAGCCGCATTTCTCTTTTTATCCCTGGGGATAGTAACCCATTATGCCCTGGACATCCTCCTGATACAGGTGGGATACGGGATGTACCTTTTCTATCCTGCTAGCTGGATGGGATTCACCCTGAACCTGGTTCCCAGTGATGATTACTATATCACCATAGTGGCCCTGGTCATGGCCCTGGTGGTTTACCTGGTTTCAGGATGGGTGGAGAAAAAACATTCCGTTTGA
- a CDS encoding sensor histidine kinase produces MNGQDSDQEEIHRELRETEKKLTDTQSELNYLKSIVRHTEDAIVGLGLDGTILTWNPAAETIYGYTAREAVGNSVSMVIPPYNTDEISLILAWIKSGERVTHYETLRRRKDGSVISVSLSVSPIKDVAGEVIGASSIARNITTSKKMELKLQESEEKFREVFNNANDAIFLHPIKNDGTPGNFAEVNDVACQRLGYTREELLQMTPADIDTQENSLKTSHMEKLLENGTATFEAVNLTRDGQEIPVEVSAHIFNLRGDKMVLSLLRDITRRKESEAQLRKSLNEKELLLKEIHHRVKNNLMVISSLLNLQSKYIKDKAALEVFRESQRRARSMALIHTMLYQSTDLKCINFGDYITKLTQELFRTYVTTDNIQLNLDVGDILLDINTSIPLGLIVNELVSNSLKHAFPHGETGEITVKFHKTKDHYTFQVADTGIGFPEDLDFQKTNSLGMRLVNTLTNQVDGKIELNTTRGTCFTINFTEEEYGSGITGLTTN; encoded by the coding sequence ATGAATGGGCAAGATTCAGACCAGGAAGAAATTCACAGGGAACTGCGTGAAACAGAAAAGAAATTAACAGATACTCAGTCAGAGCTAAATTACCTTAAATCTATTGTAAGGCACACTGAAGATGCCATTGTGGGACTTGGACTGGACGGAACCATACTAACATGGAATCCAGCTGCAGAGACCATATATGGTTACACTGCTCGTGAGGCAGTGGGTAACAGTGTCTCTATGGTCATACCACCCTACAACACCGATGAAATATCCCTGATCTTGGCCTGGATCAAAAGTGGGGAAAGGGTAACTCATTACGAAACCCTCCGCCGCAGAAAGGACGGATCCGTCATCAGCGTCTCCCTCAGCGTCTCCCCCATCAAGGATGTTGCCGGGGAGGTGATCGGAGCATCCAGCATAGCCCGGAACATCACTACCAGTAAAAAGATGGAACTGAAACTCCAGGAAAGTGAGGAGAAATTCAGGGAAGTCTTCAACAATGCCAACGATGCCATCTTCCTCCACCCCATTAAAAATGATGGAACACCAGGAAATTTCGCTGAGGTCAACGATGTGGCCTGCCAGCGCCTGGGATACACACGGGAAGAACTGCTCCAGATGACCCCCGCAGACATTGACACCCAGGAAAACAGCCTAAAAACATCCCACATGGAAAAACTCTTGGAAAATGGAACTGCCACCTTCGAGGCAGTTAACCTCACCAGGGATGGTCAGGAGATCCCAGTGGAGGTCAGCGCCCACATCTTCAACCTCCGCGGTGATAAGATGGTCCTATCCCTCTTAAGGGACATTACCCGTCGTAAAGAATCCGAGGCCCAGCTTAGAAAATCCTTAAATGAAAAGGAACTACTCCTAAAGGAGATCCACCACCGGGTTAAAAACAACCTCATGGTCATAAGCAGCCTCTTGAACCTCCAATCAAAATATATCAAGGACAAAGCTGCCCTGGAAGTCTTCCGTGAAAGTCAACGCCGGGCACGGTCCATGGCCCTCATCCACACCATGTTATACCAGTCCACTGACCTGAAGTGCATCAACTTCGGAGACTACATCACCAAACTCACCCAGGAACTCTTCCGCACCTACGTAACCACTGACAACATCCAGCTAAACCTGGACGTGGGAGACATACTACTGGACATCAACACCAGCATACCCCTAGGACTTATAGTAAACGAACTGGTCTCCAACAGCCTCAAACACGCCTTCCCCCATGGGGAGACAGGTGAGATAACTGTTAAATTCCATAAAACCAAAGATCATTACACTTTCCAGGTGGCAGACACTGGCATAGGATTCCCAGAGGACCTGGACTTCCAGAAAACCAACTCCCTGGGAATGCGACTGGTGAACACCCTCACCAACCAGGTTGACGGAAAAATAGAATTAAACACCACCCGGGGCACATGCTTCACCATTAACTTCACTGAAGAAGAATACGGATCTGGAATAACAGGCCTAACCACCAATTAA